GCGCACGCCTTCGTGAGGAAGGCGCGGCGCGCGGCCGCGGCCCCACCTCCGCCCAGGACGCGCTGGCAGCTGGAGTCGCTCATGTCTTCAGCATGAGATGCAGGACAGGAGCGTGCAAGCGGCTGGGTGGGCTGCCCGGGCCGCTCCAAGGTGTCAGACGACTCGTAGGGGGCGAGTTGTCGGACGAGCTCTTTGACACCTTCCCGGGTCCCTTGAAGCCGAAGACCGGGTTCCAGCACCGCGTCCGTCACCTGTCCCTCCCGGGCCTCCCCGATTCCCAGCGCGAGTCCCTCGTTGGAGCCCCAGGCCCGGATGCGCCCATTCGGCATCACCACCAGTGAGTACCCATGGCCCGCCGCGAGGACCGGAAGCTTCGGTGCAGGCCGAGGGTGCGAGGCCGCTGCCACGGCAGGCGCGCTCCAGGCCAGCGGGCGGATGCGCTCACCCGCCTGCTGGCACAGGCGCTCGCGGCCTTCGAGTGGCGCGAGGTTGTCGGACCGGCTCACTGCCGGGCTGCCACCACCCGGCTCGACGGCCGCACCGGAAGGACGAGCCGACGTGTCTATCGGGTGCCGCCCGGGGAGGAGAAGTCGACCTGCTCCGCCGTGGCGGTGCCACTCTTGCGGCCGGGGTACTCGAGCCAGGTCATGCAGATGTTGACCTCGTCGATGACGCTGGCGGCCGTGAGGGCCCTGCCGTCTTCGAGGTGCATGTCCTCCGTGGTGTGGGCGTCCTTGATGAGCGTCATGTCATAGCCCCGCCCGAGCGCGCCGTAGGCTGTCGCGCGGATGCACCAGTTGGAGGCCGCGCCCGCCAGCACGATGTGCGTGGCGCCCAGCCTGGCGAGCTCCTCCTCCAGGTTCGTCAGCTCGAACGCCGAGTTGTACTTCTTGTGAATCCGCGGCTCGCCCTCGCCCGGCGTCAGCTCGGGGACCCACTGCCACCGGGGGCTGTCGCGGGGGAGGTCGTTGTCGTGGTGCTGCACCCACAGCACGGGGATACCCCCGGCGCGGGCCCGTTCCACCGCGCGCGCCACGTTCTGGATGATTCGCTTGGACTCCCGCGCGTTCGCCATCACGCCAACCTGCACGTCGACGACGAGCAGCACGCCCTTGTTGCCCTCTCGCACCGTTGCCATGTCGTTCTCCTCCTTCAAGGTGTCAGACGACTCGTTGGGGGCGAGTTGTCGGACGAGTTCCATGACACCTGCCCCGGCTGCACTGCGGCATCAGCGCGGTCCACCGCCGAGCAAATCGTAGCCCACCGTGGCGCCAGAGCCGATGAAGCCGACCGTCAGCCCGAGCCTCGCGGGCTGAAATGCGACCGGAAACTCCCGCAACAGGTAGTTGACCCCGAGCGACAGGAGCGCCCCCACGAACGCCCCTGCGAGCGCACCGCCGAACGCCGCCGCCGGATTGCGGCTTCCCTGCAGGAGCATGCCGGTTCCCCACGTCCCGGCCGCGCCGAGGAGCGGTGCGGTGACGACCCCTGCACTGAACTCGAGAAGACGAAGGGTTCCGCCCGGCCCCCAACCCTGCCAGGGCGAACCTTCATCGAGCCACATCGAGGGCAGCAGGCTCAGGGTTGCGCCACCCAGGGCCTGGCCACCCATGCGGAGAAAGCGCTGGTCGTGCATCCGGCCGGCGCCGAGAGAACCGGCGACGAGCGGGACGGAGGTGCCGAGAACGAACGACCCCACGTGCACCAGGCCTTCGAACCTCGCGACCGGCGGGGCGGGCTCGGGTTCTGGCGGAGGCACGAACCGCTCTGCCGACCTCTCCGGTACAGGCCGCGTCGCCAGCGCGGAGCCCTCGGTGCGAGCTCCGTCGTCTCCGCGGTACGTGATGTGCCCCCCGGAATCAATCCAGATGCTGGAAGCACCGTCCACTCCATGCCCGAAGTATTCGGCGCTCACGGTTCCGGACTGGAACGAAATGCCACAGCGCAGTGGGTCCCCGATCACGTCGGTGAGTCGGAGGCAACGAACCGCCACCTTCGCGCCACTCGAGGTGACAAATTCGGCCACGCCGCCCGGAGCATCGAGCTCTTCACTCGCGTGACTGTCTTGCGCTACGCGCTGCGGCTCCCAACCGACGGATGGGTCTTTCAATCGCTCCGCCTCGGCCGCAATCTGGTTCACTTGCGGGGCGCATTGCCCATCCGCACACGCGATTTTCACGAGCCGCGCCATCTCCGAGAAGGCCGCCCGTCCAAACCGCGCGAACTCGGCGCTGTCGCGCTCGGTCGACTTGCCCGCCCAGAGTCGATCGCACGCGTCGCCGCAGTCGACCGCAGGTTCGGCCCAGGCAGGAGGTGGCACCTCGCGCTCGTGGGGCGGCTGCGTCAGCGAAGAGGGGGGGCGTGGGACTTCCAGTTCCGGCAACGGCGACCTCGAAGAGAACCGCCAGCAGTGGCAGCGACATAACCCTCGGTCCGTTCGTTGTCTCCAAACGATACCGGAGCGACTGCGTCG
This genomic window from Pyxidicoccus xibeiensis contains:
- a CDS encoding isochorismatase family protein, whose product is MATVREGNKGVLLVVDVQVGVMANARESKRIIQNVARAVERARAGGIPVLWVQHHDNDLPRDSPRWQWVPELTPGEGEPRIHKKYNSAFELTNLEEELARLGATHIVLAGAASNWCIRATAYGALGRGYDMTLIKDAHTTEDMHLEDGRALTAASVIDEVNICMTWLEYPGRKSGTATAEQVDFSSPGGTR